The nucleotide window TACCGGTGTTGTCCTGCTGAATCGAACGGTCGCGAGAGCCGAGGCCCTTGCTGCAGATTTTCCGAGCCTTCCCGTCCAGTGCAGACCGCTGAAGGATCTTGATCTTTGCTTGAGCACTTGTTCTCTGGTCTTCACAAGTACAGCCGCTGACGATCCGATCATCGATGCCCAGCGTCTATCCACCTTGAACCGGAGGAGCTTACTTCGTTTAATCGACATCGGAGTGCCACGCAATATCGCAGCGGATGTGGTGGGACTCGGGGGCGTTGAAGCCCATGACGTCGACGACCTCAAAGAGGTGGTGGAACGCAACCAAGAGGCCCGACAGCAGGTGGCTCGTGAAGCCCAGGGGCTTCTGGACGAGGAAAGTCGGATGTTCCTTGAATGGTGGGACTCGTTGGAAGCCGTCCCAACGATTAACCGTCTGCGCTCATCGCTGGAGTCCATCCGTTCTGAGGAATTGATGAAGGCTCTCAGCCGTATGGGTCCGGATTTCTCAGCGCGGGAACGCAAAGTGGTCGAAGCCCTTAGCAAAGGGATCATCAACAAAATTCTGCATGCCCCTGTCACGGCTCTGAGAAGCCCACAGCCACGCTCGGACCGACAAAATGCACTCTCTGTTGTTGAGCGTCTGTTCGCTCTACAGCCGGAGGAGGACAGCGACCGTTGAGGTCGTCAATCCTTGCTTTTGGCGCTGTCCAGAAGTGATTCGCACCAATCTTGGTGGATCTTCCCCTTTCCCCGGTTGAGAGAGCGAAAAGTCCGGTAAGTTTGCACCGCAACGCCGATCTGCGGGGGCGGCATGAAGCGCGTTCTGGCCATCATTCTCGGGGGAGGCGCTGGTACGCGCCTCTATCCCCTCACAAAAATGCGGGCGAAGCCTGCAGTGCCACTCGCCGGTAAATACCGACTGATTGATATTCCAATCAGTAATTGCATCAACTCAAACATCAACAAGATGTATGTGTTGACGCAATTCAACAGCGCCTCTCTCAACAGGCACCTCAGTCAGACCTACAACCTGTCAGCCGGCTTCGGTCAGGGTTTCGTGGAGGTGCTGGCTGCTCAGCAGACTCCCGAAAGTCCTTCCTGGTTTGAAGGAACAGCTGATGCTGTTCGCAAATACCAGTGGTTGTTTCAGGAGTGGGACGTTGATGAATATCTGATTCTCTCGGGTGATCAGCTGTATCGAATGGACTACAGCCTGTTCATCAATCATCACCGCAGTACCGGAGCGGACCTGACCGTTGCGGCTCTCCCCGTTGACGCCAAGCAAGCTGAAGCCTTCGGTCTGATGCGCACCGATCAGGATGGTCGCATCTTGGAATTCAGAGAGAAGCCCAAAGGTGATTCCCTCCTGGAAATGGCCGTCGATACCTCCAGATTCGGACTGAGTGCCGATTCAGCGAAGGAGCGCCCCTACCTTGCCTCGATGGGGATTTACGTCTTCAGCCGCGATACCTTGTTTGATCTGCTTCACCAGAATCCAACGCACAAGGATTTCGGCAAAGAAATTATCCCTGAAGCACTAGCACGTGGCGATCGTCTTAAGAGCTACGTCTTTGATGATTATTGGGAAGACATCGGCACAATCGGCGCGTTCTACGAAGCCAACCTGGCCTTAACGCAGCAACCAACTCCGCCGTTCAGTTTTTACGACGCTGAGTTTCCGATTTACACACGACCGCGCTACCTGCCACCCAGCAAACTGGTGGACTCTCAGATCACAGATTCAATCATCGGTGAAGGGTCCATTCTCAAATCCTGCAGCATCCACCACTCTGTACTCGGTGTAAGAAGCCGCGTTGAGGACGACGTGGTCTTACAGGATTCCTTGCTGATGGGATCAGATTTCTTCGAGTCTTCCAGCGAACGGGCTGTACTGAAGGAACGGGGGGGCATCCCGCTGGGTGTCGGAAAGGGAACAACCGTGAAACGGGCGATTCTCGACAAGAACGCGCGCATCGGTAGCAACGTCACCATCGTCAACAAGGATCACGTCGAAGAGGCGGATCGCCCTGAGCATGGTTTCTACATTCGAAACGGCATTGTCGTGGTAGTGAAGAACGCGTCCATTCCAGATGGAACGGTGATCTGATCACTCATTCCTGACAGAGGTTGTCCAGGTTGCAGCCGAACCCCGGTGGCATGGTCACACTGACGCCAGTGAATGGTTTGATCTGACCATGTCCAAGGCACACTTCGGTCTGATCGGTCTCGGTGTGATGGGTGAAAACCTCGTCCTCAATGCCGAGAGCAACGGTTTCTCAAGCGTTGTCTACAACCGCACCTACTCCAAAACCGAGGAGTTCCTGTCAGGCCGTGGTGCCGGCAAGAACATTCAAGGTGCTACAGACCTGCAGGACTTTGTCAGCAAACTGGAGCGTCCTCGTCGCATCCTGATGATGGTGAAGGCGGGTGGTCCGGTTGATGCGGTGATTGAGCAGATCTCTCCATATCTCGAAGAGGGAGATCTCCTCATCGACGGTGGAAATTCTGAGTATCACGACACCGAGCGTCGTGTTGCTGAGCTGGAGAGCAAGAGTTTCGGTTTCATCGGTATGGGCGTTTCGGGTGGCGCCAAGGGTGCTCTTGAAGGGCCAAGCATGATGCCTGGAGGCACCAAAGCGTC belongs to Synechococcus sp. WH 7805 and includes:
- a CDS encoding glucose-1-phosphate adenylyltransferase, whose protein sequence is MKRVLAIILGGGAGTRLYPLTKMRAKPAVPLAGKYRLIDIPISNCINSNINKMYVLTQFNSASLNRHLSQTYNLSAGFGQGFVEVLAAQQTPESPSWFEGTADAVRKYQWLFQEWDVDEYLILSGDQLYRMDYSLFINHHRSTGADLTVAALPVDAKQAEAFGLMRTDQDGRILEFREKPKGDSLLEMAVDTSRFGLSADSAKERPYLASMGIYVFSRDTLFDLLHQNPTHKDFGKEIIPEALARGDRLKSYVFDDYWEDIGTIGAFYEANLALTQQPTPPFSFYDAEFPIYTRPRYLPPSKLVDSQITDSIIGEGSILKSCSIHHSVLGVRSRVEDDVVLQDSLLMGSDFFESSSERAVLKERGGIPLGVGKGTTVKRAILDKNARIGSNVTIVNKDHVEEADRPEHGFYIRNGIVVVVKNASIPDGTVI
- a CDS encoding glutamyl-tRNA reductase — protein: MHIAVVGLSHRTAPVEVREKLSIPEQTMEESLQNLRGHDQVLEASILSTCNRLEIYTLVRNPELGISAVREFLSGHSGLETRDLKPHLFAYHHEDAVAHLLRVAAGLDSLVLGEGQILSQVKKMMRLGQEHKSLGPILNRLLTQAVSTGKRVRSETNLGTGAVSISSAAVELAQLKLGQTRGLDELVTLEDEQVAVVGAGRMSRLLLQHLQAKGATGVVLLNRTVARAEALAADFPSLPVQCRPLKDLDLCLSTCSLVFTSTAADDPIIDAQRLSTLNRRSLLRLIDIGVPRNIAADVVGLGGVEAHDVDDLKEVVERNQEARQQVAREAQGLLDEESRMFLEWWDSLEAVPTINRLRSSLESIRSEELMKALSRMGPDFSARERKVVEALSKGIINKILHAPVTALRSPQPRSDRQNALSVVERLFALQPEEDSDR